The genomic region GGTTGGCCAGCTGCACGATGAGCACGCCGACCTCGGCGCGGCTCTCGATGTGCGCGTGGGTGACCGTGGAGTCCGCGGCCTCGTAGACCCTCAGTCCACCGAGCGCGAGCGCCACGGCGGTGGGGATGACGATGAGCGCCACCAGTCGGGACCGCACCCGCCAGTGACGCGGCCGCCACCACTTGGCTCTGCGCCGTCGCGGGGCATCGGCATGTTCGGCCTGCGCTGCCTCGCTCTGCGCGCTGGCCCCGTTGTTCGTCGCTCGTGTCGACACGGACCCTCGCAACCTTTCGTGTCACCGCCTCGAACGGCTGTTGAACCCAGGGATTGACCGCTCCAGACCGAAGACTCCTTCTTCGGAGGAGAACCGGTATAGACCACTTGGTCCACCAGAGGAAGCGGTGGGAATGTGGGGAGATGTGAGACTGTCCGCCGGACTCGCCTGGGAGGAGAGGCGCCGCACACCCGAAGTCCTGCACTGGGTGCACGTGCGGTGGATAGCGTACCAATGGGCGCGAAGGGCTCGCTTCGACCGTTTGGCGGCCTTCGGCAAGATCATCCACGCTGACCCAGGGACATAATGCCCCTCCCGTCGGCATTATGACCAATTTTCCAGGTCAGACAGGGTGACCGAAACCCACACCGGCCATCAGGTAACTATTTGGACACACCCCCAACATCCTCATCAAGACCGCCTCGACATGACATCGTGACAAGACGTTGACGCAGGTCCTGAGGAGGATGCGGGAATGCGAGCCGACCCATGCCCGAAGGCGAACACGCGCGGTGACACGAGCGAACCGCAGGGTTCTGAACGCCCTTTCCGCCGGCCCGCGCCGGGAGGGCGGTTTTCGGTCACGGTCGTGCTCCCCCTCGGCGCCGCGGTCGTGCTCGCGCTGACGTCGGCCGCCCCGGGAGCGGCCGATCCCGACACCGTGCCGGAGGCCGCACTGGGCGACGTGCGCGTGGAACTGGCGGAGCTGCGCGCGGGGATGGAGACCCTGCGCCGGACCGCGACGGAGCGGATCGAGCGCTACCGGAGGGAAAGCACCCGGCTGGCCGAGCTGACCGAGGCGCGGGAGGCGGCCGAGGAGCGCGCCGAGAGCGCGGACGGGCACCGCGCGCGGGCGCGCACGGCCGCCGCCCAGCAGGCCGCCACGGCCTACATGGGCGGCGACCTGAGCATGGTGCACGCCTGGACCGGCCCGAACGGGCCCGACGAGCTGCTGGAACGGGGTGCCTACCTGACCCTGCTCGGTGAGCACCGCACCGCCGACCTGGACCGGGCCGAGGCCGCGCGGATCGCCACGGGCACGCTCGCCGAGGTCGCCGAGACCGTCGAGGAGGAGCAGGCCGAGGCCGCCGAGGCCGCGCGGACGGCCCGCGAGGAGGCCGAGGCCGCCGTCGCCGAGCAGGAGGGCTACGTCCGCACACTGGTCGAGGAGCAGAGCCGGCTGGAGGCGCGGCTCGCCGAGGAGCGGGACCCCGACGCCGAGGAGGAGCGGCACGAGGAGGCCCTGGCGAACGCGCGGACGGCCGCCGCGCCGCCCGAGGCCGCCGCCGAGGGCTCCAGTGACCACGGCTGCACCCCCGGCTCCGTGGCCGCCCACACGAACGGACGGATCCCCGAGGCCCTGCTGTGCCCGCTTCCCCAGCCCGGCGAACGGCTGCGGGCGGACGCGGCCCAGGCCTTCATCGAACTGGACGGCGCGTTCCGGTCGGAGTTCGGCCGCCGGATGTGCGTGGCCGATTCCTACCGCCCGTACCACGAGCAGGTCCGACTGTTCGAGGAGATGCTGCCCGGCATGGCCGCCCGGCCGGGCACGAGCCAGCACGGCCTCGGCGTGGCCGTGGACCTGTGCGGGGGCGTGCACCGCGTCGGTACGCCCGAGCACGAGTGGATGCTGGCCACCGCGCCGGACTACGGGTGGGACAACCCGTCCTGGGCGCGCGACGGCTTCGAGCCCTGGCACTGGGAGTACACGCCCTGACGGCCCGCGGTGACCTGTTTCGGCCAGACCCTAAACCTGCGATCCCACCCTGACCTCGAAGGTGCCCAGGGTGTCGGCGTCGACGAACAGTTCGTCGTTCGCGGCCAGCGGCGGGGTGGCCACCGGCAGGAGTGCGCGGATCCGGCCCGGCCCGGCGGTCAGCCAGGCGTCGGCGGGATCGACCAGACCACGGCCCAGCTCCCGCTCCTCCATCTCCGCGCTCACCCGCAGCGGGCCGGTGCCGAGCTCGTCGGCGGTCACCAGGACGGGTCCCAGGCTCAGCTGGGCGGGCCACCCGTCGGTGTCCAGCCACAGGCAGGCGGGGGTGTAGGCGAGCACGGATCCGTCGCTCGAGTTCAGGGCGGCCACACCGGCCCTGGCCGCACTGGCCGTGGGCACGACGGCATCGTCCACGCCGACGACCAGCTCCGGGTGGACCTCCCACAGGTCGTCGCCCGCGCGCACCGGCACCAGTGCCGTGGGGACCACGGGAGAGCACATCCGCGCCTCGGGCTCGACGATGATCTCGATGGGGGCCGCGACCGCGCGCTCGTGGGCGGCGGCCAGGACCCCGAGCCCCGCCTCGAGCAGGTCCGTGAGGCGGTCGTCGCCGGGCAGGCCCAGCACGTCGCCGTCGTCCAGCGCGGCGGCACGCTCGCGTCCGCCGCTCGGCGACAGATAGGTCACCCAGCGCACTGTCTCGCTCCTCGTCCAGCCGTGACCCGTCGAACTCTCACCGGGCGGCGGTCGAGTCGTGTTCCTTGCCCGTCCCGGCACAGCCGCGGCACGGCTCGTCGATTCTGAGCCAGACGATCACACCGCTGCCGTCCCGGTGCGGCTGTTCGGGCCGCCACCACCCGGTACCTGAACAGAACCGGCAGTCGACTCCGTCCCGATCGCACCACCCGCACGAGGTGATGGCGCACCGGTCGTGTGTCGGTTCCCGCGTCGGGTCCATGTGCTCCCACCGTCTCCCGCCACATCGCAGCAAGCCTCGCACAGTCGCAGTGCGCGAGTCCACCCGTGAGCAGGCCGAGGAGGACCGAGAGTGACCCCGAGGCCACAGCGGGGTCGCCCCGAACCAACCCAGGAGGAGCCCCGCCGCAGCCCCCGTGAGAGGCAGTGGCGGCAGCGCGGTCCGGGAGCACACCACTGCCCTCACGGGTCGAACCCGGGCCACAGGCAGGAGGGGCCGCACGGAAGGCGGCCATTGAAGGCGGGGGTGGTGCGGTCACGAGTGAGCACACGGGACCACAGGGGGTCTGTCCGGGCCAAAGCAGGAAGGACTGCGCCGCAGGCGTCCGTTGAGGGTGGTGGCGGGCGACGGCGTGGGCACGAGCGGCGGCCCAAAGCAAGCACAGGCGAGGGCGCCGACGGGTCCTGGAGGGCCTGGAGGTGTGTCCGTGAGGAACGAGCGGACACACCGGAAGGCGCGAAGGCCCCGTCTCAAAGGCGCCCGAGCGCGCCCCCACTACCCCGAGTCGCGCATCACCAGGTGGGTGTCGAGCACGACCGTCTCGGCTTCGGCGCCGCCCGGGATCGCCACGTCCACGAGCAGGCGGGCCATCTCCTGCCCCATCCGCACGGTGGGCTGGTGGATGGTGGTGAGCGAGGGCTCGCTGTGCTGGGCCATGATCGAGTCGTCGAACCCGACCACCGCGACCTCGTCGGGCACCCGGATCTCCCGTTGGCGCAGCACGCGCAGGGCGCCCAGGGCCATCAGGTCCGAGGCCACGAACACGGCGTCGGGCTCTCCCCCGGCGTCGAGCAGGCGCTCCATCGCCTCGGCGCCGCTCTCCGCGGTGAAGTCGCCCTGGACGACGAGGCGTTCGTCCACGCCGAGCCCGGCCTCGACCAGGATCTCCTGGTAGCCGCGCAGCCGCTCCAGGCCGGCGTTCATGTCCATGGGGCCGGTGATGGTGGCCACCCGGCGCCGGCCGGCGTCCACCAGGTGCCGCGTGGCCAGTCGCGCGCCGCCGACGTTGTCGATGTCGACCAGGTAGGGGGTCGGTTCGGTCGGCGAGTGCGGTCGGCCGCCGTGGACGACGGGGACGCCCGCCTCGGCGAGCCTGGTCGGCAGCGGGTCGTCGCGGTGCATCGACACGAGCAGCGCGCCGTCCACGTGGGAGCCGCCGAGGTAGTCGCCGATCCGCTTGTGCTCGGACTCGGTGCGAGCCGTGGTGAGCATCAGCTGCAGGTCGCGCTCGTGCAGGACCGAGCTGACGCCGCGGATGATGTCGGCGAAGAAGGGGTCGGTGAACAGCAGGTCGCGGGGCTCGGACACCACGAGGGCGATCGTGTCCGTGCGCCGGGTGACCAGTGTCCGGGCCGCCTGGTTGGGGCTGTAGCCGAGTTCCGCGATGGCGTTGTGCACGGCTTCGCGGGTCCGGGGGCTGACCTGGGCCGACCCGTTGATCACCCGGGAGACGGTTCCGCGGCCCACGCCCGCGCGTTCGGCCACCATCTCGAGCGTCGGGCGACGCCGACCATCACCGCTCTTGGCCACAGGGAAACTCCTTGATCAGGTTCCGCCGCCCCGGTCCGTGACCGGGGCGGCGGTCGTTGCGCAATCGCTGGACCCTACTTCACCACGGGAGCGCCCGTCGGGCGGCCGGGTGGGGCCGGCGACCGGTCCGTGGCCCTATTCTCCCGCGCCCGCGGCGGTGCGGCCAGGCTCGGGGAACCTGCCCGTCCCGGCGAGCTCGGCGTACCAGTGCCCGCTGTCCTTCACGGTGCGCACCTGTGTGTCGTAATCGACGTGCACGAGTCCGAAGCGGCGCGAGTAGCCCCACGCCCACTCGAAGTTGTCCAGCAGCGACCAGGCGAAGTAGCCGCGCAGGGGGATCCCCGCGTGGATGGCCTCGCGGGCCGCGCGCAGGTGGCCCTCGTAGTAGGCGAGGCGGTCGGCGTCGTGCACCGAGCCGTCGTCGGTGACGGTGTCCTCGAACGCGCACCCGTTCTCGGTGACGTAGAGGTCGATGCCGCCGCTCTCCCCCGCCAGGCGCTGGAGCACGTCGAACAGACCGGTGGGGTCGATCTCCCAGCCCATGTGGGTGACGGGCAGCCCCTGGGAGACGTGCACCTCCTCGGGCTCGGCGCCGAGCCAGGCCTCGCCCTCGCCGCTGACCATGTCCGGGTCCAGGCCCTTGGCCGAGGCCGCGACCCACTCGGGCGTGTAGTAGTTCACGCCCAGGAAGTCGATCGGCACGCCGATGGTCTCCAGGTCGCCGTCCCGCACGAACGAGAAGTCGCTGATCGCGGCGAGGTCCTCGACCACGTCGGCGGGGTAGCGGCCGTGCAGGACCGGGTCGATGAAGATCCGGTTGCGCACGCCGTCGGCGCGGCGGGCGGCCCGCGCGTCCTCGGCGCTGGGGCCGTGGGGGCGGATGACGGCCTGGTTGTGGGCCATGCCGATCTTGGCCGGGCGTCCGGTGGAGCGGATCGCCTCGGTGGCCAGGCCGTGGCCGAGCAGGAGGTGGTGGGTCGCGGCCAGGGCGGCCTGGGGGTCCTTGTGGCCGGGGGCGTGGTGGCCGTCGTAGTAGCCGAGGAAGGAGGCGCACCAGGGCTCGTTGAGGGTCATCCAGTGCTCGACCCGGTCACCCAGGGCGTCCGCGACGACCTTGGCGTAGTCGCGGAAGCGGTAGGCGGTGTCGCGCGCGGGCCAGCCGCCGGCGTCCTCGAGGGTCTGGGGCAGGTCCCAGTGGTAGAGGGTGGCCCAGGGCTGGATCCCCTGCTCCAGGAGCTCGTCCACCAGGCGGTCGTAGAAGGCCAGGCCGGCCTGGTTGACCTCGCCGGAGCCGTCGGGCACGATGCGCGGCCACGCGATCGAGAACCGGTAGGCGCCCAGGTTGAGCCGCTTCATGAGCGCGACGTCCTCGGCGTAGCGGCGGTAGTGGTCGTCCGCGGGCTCGCCGGTGTCGCC from Nocardiopsis aegyptia harbors:
- a CDS encoding GH1 family beta-glucosidase, which gives rise to MSKSNEFPEDFLWGAATASFQIEGATTADGRGRSIWDTFCDTPGKVLGGDTGEPADDHYRRYAEDVALMKRLNLGAYRFSIAWPRIVPDGSGEVNQAGLAFYDRLVDELLEQGIQPWATLYHWDLPQTLEDAGGWPARDTAYRFRDYAKVVADALGDRVEHWMTLNEPWCASFLGYYDGHHAPGHKDPQAALAATHHLLLGHGLATEAIRSTGRPAKIGMAHNQAVIRPHGPSAEDARAARRADGVRNRIFIDPVLHGRYPADVVEDLAAISDFSFVRDGDLETIGVPIDFLGVNYYTPEWVAASAKGLDPDMVSGEGEAWLGAEPEEVHVSQGLPVTHMGWEIDPTGLFDVLQRLAGESGGIDLYVTENGCAFEDTVTDDGSVHDADRLAYYEGHLRAAREAIHAGIPLRGYFAWSLLDNFEWAWGYSRRFGLVHVDYDTQVRTVKDSGHWYAELAGTGRFPEPGRTAAGAGE
- a CDS encoding M15 family metallopeptidase, with protein sequence MLPLGAAVVLALTSAAPGAADPDTVPEAALGDVRVELAELRAGMETLRRTATERIERYRRESTRLAELTEAREAAEERAESADGHRARARTAAAQQAATAYMGGDLSMVHAWTGPNGPDELLERGAYLTLLGEHRTADLDRAEAARIATGTLAEVAETVEEEQAEAAEAARTAREEAEAAVAEQEGYVRTLVEEQSRLEARLAEERDPDAEEERHEEALANARTAAAPPEAAAEGSSDHGCTPGSVAAHTNGRIPEALLCPLPQPGERLRADAAQAFIELDGAFRSEFGRRMCVADSYRPYHEQVRLFEEMLPGMAARPGTSQHGLGVAVDLCGGVHRVGTPEHEWMLATAPDYGWDNPSWARDGFEPWHWEYTP
- a CDS encoding LacI family DNA-binding transcriptional regulator, which translates into the protein MAKSGDGRRRPTLEMVAERAGVGRGTVSRVINGSAQVSPRTREAVHNAIAELGYSPNQAARTLVTRRTDTIALVVSEPRDLLFTDPFFADIIRGVSSVLHERDLQLMLTTARTESEHKRIGDYLGGSHVDGALLVSMHRDDPLPTRLAEAGVPVVHGGRPHSPTEPTPYLVDIDNVGGARLATRHLVDAGRRRVATITGPMDMNAGLERLRGYQEILVEAGLGVDERLVVQGDFTAESGAEAMERLLDAGGEPDAVFVASDLMALGALRVLRQREIRVPDEVAVVGFDDSIMAQHSEPSLTTIHQPTVRMGQEMARLLVDVAIPGGAEAETVVLDTHLVMRDSG